A region from the Oceanidesulfovibrio marinus genome encodes:
- a CDS encoding DUF6115 domain-containing protein produces MLQWAFILLSCLEVVLLTLVIVFFQRLKRSESVLNTLQDKQQNLLNKLDFNSRIEEQLMETFRERQNELIRLADDIERKSDELRSLIKQADSISHSPRTKRQAVINAYRRGMSARQIAKAMNLSVDEVELMLMETGSR; encoded by the coding sequence ATGCTCCAGTGGGCCTTCATCCTCCTCTCCTGCCTCGAGGTCGTCCTTCTCACCCTCGTGATCGTATTTTTCCAACGGCTCAAGCGCTCCGAGTCCGTGCTCAACACGCTCCAGGACAAGCAGCAGAACCTCCTGAACAAGCTCGACTTCAACTCCCGCATCGAAGAGCAGCTCATGGAGACCTTCCGCGAGCGCCAGAACGAGCTCATCCGCCTGGCCGACGACATCGAGCGCAAATCCGACGAGCTGCGTTCGCTCATCAAGCAGGCCGACTCCATCTCCCACTCGCCACGCACCAAGCGCCAGGCCGTTATCAACGCCTACCGCCGCGGCATGAGTGCGCGACAGATCGCCAAGGCCATGAACCTCTCCGTGGACGAGGTCGAGCTCATGCTCATGGAGACAGGATCGAGGTAG
- a CDS encoding IS481 family transposase, producing the protein MTTKRKVARRKMSLLELATELGNVSKACKIMGYSRQQFYEIRRNYQTFGAEGLLDRLPGPRGPHPNRVDEAVEQAILDYCLAHPTHGPLRVAQQLVLQGVQVSSGGVRGVWSRHGLLTRHERLLRLEKSVREQRLELSDEQIRVLERFSPEFRDRHIETRHTGDLVAVDTFFVGTLKGVGRVYLQSVIDCHSRYAWGRLYTTKLPVTAVHVLNEDVLPFFEEHIARISTILSDNGREFCGRPDKHPYELFLQLEGIEHRTTQVRRPQSNGFVERLHRTLLDEHFRIKGREKWYESVEEMQEDLDSYLNHYNRERTHQGRGMDGRVPYQAFLDGIVIDEAEVEKEEAA; encoded by the coding sequence ATGACCACGAAACGCAAAGTAGCACGAAGGAAGATGAGTCTGCTAGAGCTGGCCACTGAATTGGGCAACGTCAGCAAAGCGTGCAAAATCATGGGCTATTCCAGGCAGCAGTTCTACGAGATCCGGCGCAACTACCAGACCTTCGGCGCCGAAGGTCTATTGGACCGCCTGCCCGGGCCGCGAGGCCCGCACCCCAACCGCGTCGACGAGGCTGTCGAGCAGGCCATCCTCGACTACTGCTTGGCTCACCCCACGCACGGGCCGCTCCGCGTCGCCCAACAGCTTGTCCTGCAAGGCGTCCAGGTCAGCTCCGGCGGTGTCCGCGGCGTCTGGAGCCGGCACGGCTTGCTCACACGCCACGAGCGGTTGCTGCGGCTGGAGAAGAGCGTGCGAGAGCAGCGTTTGGAGCTCTCGGACGAACAAATCCGCGTCCTGGAGCGCTTCAGTCCCGAGTTTCGCGACCGGCACATCGAGACGCGTCACACCGGCGACCTCGTGGCCGTGGACACCTTCTTCGTGGGCACGCTCAAGGGCGTTGGACGCGTGTATTTGCAGTCGGTTATCGACTGCCACAGCCGCTATGCCTGGGGCCGACTCTACACCACCAAGTTGCCGGTTACCGCGGTTCACGTGCTCAATGAGGACGTGCTGCCGTTCTTCGAGGAGCACATCGCGCGCATTTCGACGATTCTCTCGGACAACGGTCGCGAGTTCTGCGGTCGCCCGGACAAGCATCCGTACGAATTGTTCTTGCAATTAGAAGGGATTGAGCACCGGACAACGCAGGTTCGCCGGCCGCAGAGCAACGGCTTTGTGGAGCGGTTGCATCGGACATTGCTCGACGAGCATTTCCGCATCAAGGGCCGCGAGAAGTGGTACGAATCGGTGGAGGAAATGCAAGAGGATCTGGACAGTTACCTGAACCACTACAACCGGGAACGCACCCATCAGGGCCGCGGCATGGACGGCCGAGTGCCCTACCAAGCGTTCCTGGACGGCATCGTAATCGACGAAGCAGAGGTAGAAAAAGAAGAAGCAGCGTAG
- a CDS encoding deoxyguanosinetriphosphate triphosphohydrolase → MSKVMKWDELIKPHRVQRGNKGIQIDLLDGGRSPFQKDQDKILFSNSFRRLGKKTQVHPLVNNDHIHTRLSHSLETASVGRSLAVKMAKKVEDVFLNNDINAKHVGEIVQAACLAHDIGNPPFGHAGEDAIKDWFKDNDNHHLISKLDAKQQADFKYYDGNAMGFRVLTKTEYDSFEGGMRLSFPTLAAMMKYPWSALKSEDFGKEKFSSFSSEVEMLNEVATHLGMIRKGDDWWCRHPLAYLVEAADDICYSLLDLEDAKELRIVNLKYLKRELFDKYHDGDDEYSHIVGKRDVSDRRKLAFIRGITVDKLIEDVSNAFSNKHEEIMKGCLEGSIIEHCTEDSRELLKTAGEICERRVYQHHRKIELEIGSYNALGAMLSAFGLAAKELSEVKEYDELGFKSKRVVDLLGVNRPKPGTGFHEIMMRFLDYLGGMTDNFATHISCQILGHGASSTTR, encoded by the coding sequence ATGAGTAAAGTAATGAAGTGGGATGAATTAATTAAGCCCCACCGAGTCCAAAGAGGTAACAAAGGAATACAAATTGATCTACTTGACGGAGGCAGAAGTCCATTTCAAAAAGACCAAGACAAAATATTATTTTCGAATTCATTTAGAAGGTTAGGGAAGAAAACCCAGGTTCACCCGTTGGTGAATAATGATCATATTCATACGAGGCTATCCCATAGCTTAGAAACTGCAAGTGTTGGAAGGTCGCTCGCTGTAAAAATGGCAAAGAAGGTTGAAGACGTTTTTTTAAATAACGATATAAATGCCAAGCATGTCGGAGAAATAGTACAAGCAGCTTGCCTTGCGCATGATATTGGCAATCCACCGTTTGGCCATGCTGGAGAAGATGCAATCAAAGATTGGTTCAAAGATAACGACAACCATCATTTAATAAGCAAGCTGGATGCAAAGCAACAAGCTGATTTTAAATATTATGATGGCAATGCCATGGGGTTCCGCGTGTTGACAAAAACGGAATATGATTCCTTTGAAGGTGGAATGCGATTGTCATTTCCCACTCTAGCAGCGATGATGAAATATCCATGGTCAGCTTTGAAGTCAGAAGATTTTGGGAAAGAAAAATTCAGTAGCTTTAGTTCAGAAGTCGAGATGCTCAATGAAGTTGCAACGCATCTCGGTATGATCCGAAAAGGAGATGATTGGTGGTGCCGCCATCCCTTAGCTTATTTAGTAGAAGCGGCAGATGATATTTGTTATTCTTTACTGGATTTAGAGGACGCAAAAGAGTTGAGAATAGTTAATCTTAAGTATTTAAAAAGGGAATTATTTGATAAATACCACGACGGTGATGATGAATATAGTCATATCGTGGGGAAAAGGGACGTTTCTGACAGAAGGAAGCTTGCATTTATTCGAGGTATCACTGTTGATAAACTAATCGAAGACGTTTCAAATGCGTTCTCAAATAAGCATGAAGAGATCATGAAGGGGTGTCTTGAGGGGTCAATTATTGAGCATTGTACTGAGGACTCGCGGGAATTACTAAAAACGGCGGGAGAGATATGTGAAAGGAGAGTGTATCAACATCATAGAAAAATTGAGTTAGAAATTGGATCGTATAACGCTTTAGGAGCTATGTTAAGCGCGTTCGGTTTAGCGGCAAAAGAATTATCAGAGGTTAAAGAATACGACGAATTAGGTTTCAAGTCTAAAAGGGTTGTAGATTTACTGGGTGTCAATAGGCCTAAGCCAGGGACTGGGTTTCACGAAATTATGATGCGATTTTTGGATTATCTCGGCGGGATGACAGATAATTTCGCTACACATATTTCTTGCCAGATATTAGGACATGGCGCTTCAAGCACCACTAGGTAA
- a CDS encoding rhodanese-like domain-containing protein: protein MQPRSLFAIFACMLILATAIPQAASAGDFKYMTPDQVKEMIDSKTPMHIVDIQVEEEFDDHHLADAMATYSYPVKSQEDTDKIDVIIDELKADTTPVVVVCPRGKGGAERCYNYLAKQGVEEERIFILEGGQGGWPFDDYVESK from the coding sequence ATGCAACCTCGTTCCCTGTTTGCCATTTTTGCCTGCATGCTCATCCTCGCCACGGCCATTCCCCAGGCCGCTTCTGCAGGCGATTTCAAGTACATGACCCCTGATCAGGTCAAAGAGATGATCGACTCCAAGACGCCCATGCACATCGTGGACATCCAGGTGGAGGAGGAGTTCGACGACCACCATCTGGCCGACGCCATGGCCACATACTCCTACCCGGTCAAGTCCCAGGAGGACACGGACAAGATCGACGTGATCATCGACGAGCTCAAGGCCGACACCACGCCCGTCGTGGTCGTCTGCCCCCGAGGCAAGGGCGGCGCTGAGCGCTGCTACAACTATCTGGCCAAGCAGGGTGTGGAGGAAGAGCGCATCTTCATCCTGGAAGGCGGGCAAGGCGGCTGGCCTTTCGACGATTACGTCGAGTCCAAGTAG
- a CDS encoding protein-L-isoaspartate(D-aspartate) O-methyltransferase, whose protein sequence is MDEIRDDVSHTAELIQGEPLDPRVEDALLTVPRHEFVPLAQRRHAYENRPLPIGYGQTISQPYIVALMTDLLDPQPDDVVFELGTGSGYQAAVLAELVAEVHSVEIVPQLAASARTRLADLGYDNVQATHGDGYYGKPGAAPFDAIIVTAAATHIPPPLVEQLRPGGRMIIPVGPAFHLQHLMFVEKDAAGAVRTRSVLPVSFVPLTGGH, encoded by the coding sequence ATGGACGAGATACGCGACGACGTCTCCCACACGGCGGAGCTCATCCAGGGCGAGCCCCTGGACCCGCGCGTGGAGGACGCCCTGCTTACCGTACCGCGTCACGAGTTCGTGCCCCTGGCGCAAAGGCGACACGCCTACGAGAACCGGCCCCTGCCCATCGGCTACGGCCAGACCATTTCCCAACCATACATCGTGGCCCTGATGACCGACCTGCTGGACCCGCAGCCGGATGACGTGGTCTTTGAGCTGGGCACGGGCTCCGGCTACCAGGCCGCCGTGCTGGCAGAGCTCGTGGCCGAGGTGCACAGCGTGGAGATCGTGCCGCAGCTCGCCGCATCGGCCAGAACGCGGCTGGCGGACCTCGGCTACGACAACGTACAGGCGACCCACGGCGACGGCTACTACGGCAAGCCGGGCGCGGCCCCCTTTGACGCGATCATCGTCACGGCCGCGGCCACGCACATACCGCCGCCGCTGGTGGAGCAGCTCCGTCCAGGCGGCCGGATGATCATTCCCGTGGGGCCGGCGTTTCACCTGCAACATCTCATGTTTGTGGAAAAGGACGCGGCCGGGGCGGTGCGAACCCGCAGCGTTCTGCCCGTATCATTCGTACCGCTCACCGGAGGGCATTGA
- a CDS encoding metallophosphoesterase family protein — MEQRIFAVGDIHGTLGKLRTLLDRLPVTEQDTVVFMGDYINRGPDAKGVIDLLLEFRAHHPDTIFLMGNHEYELLEYAHTHDTEHLQTLRRLGVEATLESYGDAPVSALRDLSFMPAEHAAFLEELLPFYRQDGYLFVHGGVTPGCTPEECPLDVMLALRGSFLTDPWQGPETVVFGHTSFQTPFVAERKIGIDTGAVLGNLLTAVELPRLRFYHA; from the coding sequence ATGGAGCAGCGCATATTCGCCGTCGGCGACATCCACGGAACGCTGGGCAAGCTGCGCACCCTGCTGGACCGCCTGCCCGTCACGGAGCAGGACACGGTCGTGTTCATGGGCGACTACATCAACCGCGGGCCGGACGCCAAAGGCGTCATCGATCTGCTGCTCGAATTCCGCGCGCACCATCCGGACACGATCTTTCTGATGGGCAACCACGAGTACGAGCTCCTGGAGTATGCACACACCCACGATACGGAGCATCTGCAGACGCTGCGACGCCTGGGCGTGGAGGCCACGCTGGAGAGCTATGGCGACGCCCCGGTCAGCGCGCTGCGCGATCTCTCCTTCATGCCTGCGGAGCACGCCGCCTTTTTAGAGGAGCTGCTGCCCTTTTACAGGCAGGACGGCTATCTCTTCGTGCACGGGGGGGTAACGCCGGGCTGCACGCCCGAAGAATGCCCGCTCGACGTGATGCTGGCCCTGCGGGGATCGTTTCTGACCGACCCGTGGCAGGGGCCGGAGACCGTCGTGTTCGGACACACGTCCTTCCAAACGCCGTTCGTGGCGGAGCGCAAGATCGGCATCGATACCGGGGCTGTGCTCGGCAACCTGCTCACGGCCGTGGAGCTGCCGCGGCTGCGCTTCTATCACGCCTGA
- a CDS encoding PEP/pyruvate-binding domain-containing protein has product MIRWVRDIYARRRLEREQEALRILKARYHTFRAVLHSNERALELISSFDEALLKRSGLSTILEELLAVTFELVDGLNRLSDNRYPALYSAHDRLARTTRQVTARLDSEGDAEILAIPLEDAATEQARSIGGKAAFLGEMIRSGMPVPPGFVMTSLACRRFLERSGLDESILRILRPLDAGAGDPSAAAREIRALINAAQVPDDIRSALADHWRAIGSPPVSVRSSALVEDNPAHSFAGQFTSVLNVCSEDALIQAYKDVVASNFGARPLTYRRQAGLPLDDFSMAAIVQTMVDARAAGVLFTLNPSDPENGRMLLSAVRGLGTQAVGGSSPADVFQPLRDDPADVLSIIADKEGGEVPAEGGGLTMATLSEQERAEPALIHNEISALLRWGLLAEVLFGAPQDMEWAVDQNGDLFFLQSRSIRLQGKAIRAARRITGEKLVADGVCAASGRAFGKARVLRDADNLTKPLPEGPVVLVLHQSLVDAAQLMPRLEGVVVELGNPTDHLSCVAREYGVPMITGAPGAVDAIPEGELVIVDADDHVVTRVPPDVVASMPQRKREHAPHASLSARARELRDLIVPLNLTDAYGPTFSISECRSLHDIVRFCHEKTLLSLFHAGDEAVEEADSLVHWLDDVPLQFLIIDLGGGLAPDVGRRISVRDVLSAPLQALCEGMNTPGLRWRAAPPVLSVSELMSRSMIDGGGERPLGNQNYALITRDYLNLNARVDFHFAMVDSVCGPNQQENFVRFRFKGGGTAAVQRERRAEFIGRILRANGYATDTQGDLVTASLTEVPGDDVREQLHMLGRLLGFSRLMDGAMVDDDAPRKAAEAFLEGDLALEHVDFQA; this is encoded by the coding sequence ATGATTCGCTGGGTCAGGGATATCTACGCCAGACGGCGGCTGGAGCGGGAACAGGAGGCCCTGCGCATCCTCAAGGCCCGCTACCACACCTTCCGCGCCGTGCTGCACAGCAACGAGCGCGCCCTGGAGCTCATCAGCTCGTTCGACGAGGCGCTGCTGAAACGCTCCGGCCTGAGCACCATCCTGGAAGAGCTGCTGGCCGTAACCTTCGAGCTGGTGGACGGCCTGAACCGGCTCTCGGACAACCGTTACCCGGCCCTGTACAGCGCGCACGACCGCCTGGCCCGGACCACGCGACAGGTAACCGCCCGGCTGGACTCCGAGGGCGACGCCGAGATCCTGGCTATACCCCTGGAGGACGCGGCCACGGAGCAGGCGCGCTCCATCGGCGGCAAGGCCGCCTTCCTGGGCGAGATGATCCGCTCCGGCATGCCGGTGCCGCCCGGCTTTGTGATGACGTCGCTGGCGTGCCGGCGTTTTCTGGAGCGTAGCGGCCTGGACGAGAGCATCCTGCGCATCCTGCGGCCCCTGGACGCCGGGGCAGGGGACCCGTCCGCCGCGGCGCGGGAAATTCGGGCGCTCATCAACGCCGCGCAGGTGCCGGATGACATCCGATCGGCCCTGGCGGATCACTGGCGCGCCATCGGCTCGCCTCCGGTCTCCGTGCGCAGCAGCGCTCTGGTGGAGGACAACCCGGCCCACTCCTTTGCCGGGCAGTTCACCTCCGTGCTCAACGTGTGCAGCGAGGACGCGCTCATCCAGGCGTACAAGGATGTGGTGGCCAGCAACTTCGGGGCCCGGCCCCTGACCTACCGCCGCCAGGCCGGGCTGCCCCTGGACGATTTTTCCATGGCCGCCATTGTCCAGACCATGGTCGATGCCCGCGCCGCCGGCGTGCTTTTCACGCTCAACCCCTCGGACCCGGAGAACGGGCGCATGCTGCTCTCCGCGGTGCGCGGCCTGGGCACCCAGGCTGTTGGCGGGAGCTCCCCGGCCGACGTTTTCCAGCCCCTGCGCGACGACCCGGCCGACGTGCTGAGCATCATTGCCGACAAGGAAGGGGGCGAGGTGCCTGCCGAAGGCGGCGGCCTGACCATGGCCACGCTTTCCGAGCAGGAGCGCGCCGAGCCGGCTCTGATTCACAATGAAATTTCCGCGCTGCTACGTTGGGGCCTGCTGGCCGAGGTTCTATTCGGCGCGCCCCAGGATATGGAATGGGCCGTGGACCAGAATGGCGATCTCTTTTTCCTCCAGTCCAGAAGCATCCGGCTGCAGGGCAAGGCTATCCGCGCGGCGCGCAGAATTACCGGCGAGAAGCTGGTTGCGGACGGCGTCTGCGCCGCATCTGGGCGGGCATTCGGCAAGGCCCGCGTCCTGCGCGACGCCGACAATCTTACCAAGCCCCTGCCCGAAGGCCCGGTGGTGCTCGTGCTGCACCAGAGTCTTGTGGACGCGGCGCAGCTCATGCCGCGGCTGGAGGGCGTGGTGGTGGAGTTGGGCAACCCCACCGACCATCTTTCCTGCGTGGCCAGGGAGTACGGCGTGCCCATGATCACCGGCGCGCCCGGCGCAGTGGACGCCATTCCCGAGGGTGAGCTGGTCATCGTGGATGCTGACGACCACGTGGTGACGCGGGTTCCGCCCGACGTGGTGGCGAGCATGCCGCAGCGCAAGCGCGAGCACGCGCCCCACGCCAGCCTCTCGGCCCGCGCCAGGGAGCTCCGCGACCTCATCGTGCCGCTCAACCTGACCGACGCGTATGGCCCCACCTTCTCCATCAGCGAGTGCCGCTCCCTGCACGACATCGTGCGCTTCTGCCACGAGAAGACGCTGCTCAGCCTGTTCCACGCCGGGGACGAGGCGGTGGAGGAGGCGGACAGCCTGGTCCACTGGCTGGACGACGTGCCGTTGCAGTTTCTGATCATCGACCTGGGCGGCGGCCTAGCCCCGGACGTGGGGCGCAGGATCAGCGTCAGGGACGTGCTCTCCGCGCCGCTCCAGGCGCTCTGCGAGGGCATGAACACTCCGGGCCTGCGCTGGCGGGCGGCCCCGCCCGTGCTTTCCGTGTCCGAGCTCATGTCCCGCTCCATGATCGACGGCGGCGGCGAGCGTCCCCTGGGCAACCAGAACTACGCCCTGATCACCCGCGACTACCTGAACCTCAACGCTCGCGTGGACTTCCACTTCGCCATGGTGGACAGCGTGTGCGGCCCCAACCAGCAGGAGAACTTCGTTCGCTTCCGCTTCAAGGGCGGGGGCACAGCGGCCGTGCAGCGGGAGCGCCGCGCCGAGTTCATCGGCCGGATTCTGCGGGCGAACGGCTACGCAACGGACACCCAGGGCGACCTGGTCACGGCCTCGCTCACGGAGGTGCCCGGCGACGACGTGCGCGAGCAGCTCCACATGCTGGGGCGTCTGCTCGGCTTCAGCCGGCTCATGGACGGCGCCATGGTGGACGACGACGCGCCGCGCAAGGCGGCCGAGGCGTTTCTGGAGGGCGATCTGGCCCTGGAGCACGTTGATTTTCAGGCGTGA
- a CDS encoding PEP-utilizing enzyme — protein MAGYLRSLFSRRGGCKQEQESPTSLRSLFHKFRRILELNNAIMEKMAELESALGGEYIFDNAFLSRAVRDMSGLVHQVAYSLNAMTDDRYVELYDRYEYIKGVLDDILSGGLGPQASRLAMGFPELHWENLPLAGMPNVCLAELLRTPHIGAVDGFVVTVTACRLMQEKGMTPKLEQAILRETDALWQRLGRPEGLAVSACPAGGSEPASGLPAQESNREHIVRDVLEACRKGVALGWRDMAVGVRERVPSEYWGRLRTCCPESRTLGAMSLAMSGPAGEEHYNLRRAHPFPPAESDIRPKDEAVRLPDGVKPLTPVGGGLLRGSGLLPADSQRLIAEAGIVLERALGAPQELHLCLDREGVPRILDAAVAEIVEEAADADDLAAVLDQAKVLLRGGNSAQAGAAAGKVVHIKEGDDPEEFPLGAVAVARAASPQLAPFLLKAGALVTELGSTIGHLATVAREYRIPAVFGAAGALKTLKPGAEVTVDASVPVVYAGSLDILLSQSRAGSELYATDPEFTTLRRLLQFIMPLKLTDSGSESFAPQNCRSFHDIIHFAHERAVEELLDAHEGGGACIEPHRLEMRIPLNIGLVDAGGGLAEDAGPVVTRDDILSEPMHRFLGGLRYAWDNRENLQVSMRDIFSGMQRTAAVLQAPAEQGMNLAILATGYFNLSLHMGYHYSVVDAFMQDNPHQNYIYFRFAGGFADAERKNRRAELIRRVLATLQFNVEMTGDLVTGRLKIVDRETMADALEQLGILTAFTRQLDISMGREDSLGRMEQAFREVAAQYEAAKELP, from the coding sequence ATGGCCGGCTACTTGCGCTCACTCTTCTCGCGTCGGGGTGGATGCAAGCAAGAGCAGGAGAGCCCGACGTCGCTGCGCTCCCTGTTCCACAAGTTCAGACGCATTCTGGAGCTCAACAACGCCATCATGGAAAAGATGGCCGAGCTCGAAAGCGCCCTCGGCGGCGAGTACATCTTCGACAACGCCTTCCTCTCACGCGCCGTGCGGGACATGAGCGGTCTGGTCCATCAGGTGGCCTACAGCCTGAACGCCATGACCGACGACCGCTACGTGGAGCTCTACGACCGCTACGAGTACATCAAGGGCGTGCTCGACGACATTCTTTCGGGCGGCCTCGGCCCGCAGGCCTCCCGGCTGGCCATGGGCTTTCCCGAGCTGCATTGGGAGAACCTGCCCCTGGCCGGCATGCCCAACGTCTGTCTGGCCGAGCTGCTGCGCACTCCGCACATCGGCGCCGTGGACGGCTTCGTGGTTACGGTGACCGCCTGCCGCCTGATGCAGGAGAAGGGCATGACCCCGAAGCTGGAGCAGGCCATCTTGCGCGAGACCGACGCCCTGTGGCAGCGCCTGGGCCGTCCGGAAGGGCTAGCCGTCTCGGCCTGCCCGGCCGGCGGTAGCGAGCCGGCCTCCGGCCTGCCGGCGCAGGAATCGAACAGGGAGCACATCGTCCGGGACGTGCTGGAAGCGTGCCGCAAAGGCGTGGCCCTGGGCTGGCGCGATATGGCTGTGGGCGTGCGCGAGCGCGTGCCCAGCGAGTACTGGGGACGCCTGCGCACCTGCTGCCCGGAGTCCCGCACTCTGGGAGCCATGTCCCTGGCCATGAGCGGCCCGGCCGGTGAGGAGCATTACAACCTGCGCCGCGCCCACCCATTTCCGCCGGCAGAGTCCGACATCCGGCCCAAGGACGAGGCCGTGCGCCTGCCCGACGGCGTCAAACCACTCACGCCCGTGGGCGGCGGCCTGCTGCGCGGCTCCGGCCTGCTGCCGGCCGATTCCCAGCGGCTCATCGCCGAGGCGGGCATTGTGCTGGAGCGCGCCCTGGGCGCGCCGCAGGAGCTGCACCTCTGCCTGGACAGGGAAGGGGTTCCGCGCATCCTGGATGCGGCGGTCGCCGAGATCGTGGAGGAGGCCGCGGACGCCGACGATCTGGCCGCCGTGCTGGACCAGGCGAAAGTGCTGCTGCGCGGCGGCAACTCGGCACAGGCCGGCGCGGCCGCCGGCAAGGTGGTGCACATCAAGGAAGGCGACGACCCGGAGGAGTTCCCCCTGGGCGCAGTTGCCGTGGCCCGCGCCGCCTCGCCGCAGCTCGCCCCGTTCCTGCTCAAGGCCGGCGCCCTGGTCACGGAGTTGGGCTCCACCATCGGCCACCTCGCCACCGTGGCGCGGGAGTACCGCATCCCGGCCGTGTTCGGCGCGGCCGGCGCGCTCAAGACCCTCAAGCCCGGCGCGGAGGTCACCGTGGACGCCTCGGTCCCGGTGGTCTACGCAGGCTCCCTCGACATCCTTCTTTCCCAGAGCAGGGCAGGCTCCGAGCTCTACGCCACCGACCCCGAGTTCACCACCCTGCGCCGGCTGCTGCAGTTCATCATGCCGCTCAAGCTCACGGACTCCGGCTCCGAGTCCTTTGCCCCGCAGAACTGCCGCAGCTTCCACGACATCATCCACTTTGCGCACGAACGCGCCGTGGAGGAGCTGCTGGACGCGCACGAGGGCGGCGGCGCGTGCATCGAGCCGCATCGCCTGGAGATGCGCATCCCCCTGAACATCGGCCTGGTGGACGCCGGCGGCGGCTTGGCCGAGGACGCCGGCCCCGTGGTCACGCGCGATGATATTCTCTCCGAACCCATGCACCGCTTCCTGGGCGGCCTGCGCTACGCCTGGGACAACCGGGAGAACCTGCAGGTCTCCATGCGCGACATCTTCTCCGGCATGCAGCGCACCGCGGCCGTGCTCCAGGCACCGGCCGAGCAGGGCATGAACCTCGCCATCCTGGCCACCGGGTACTTCAACCTCAGCCTGCACATGGGCTACCACTACAGCGTGGTGGACGCTTTCATGCAGGACAATCCGCACCAGAATTACATCTACTTCCGCTTTGCCGGCGGCTTTGCCGACGCAGAACGCAAGAACAGGCGTGCGGAGCTGATCCGCCGTGTGCTGGCCACGCTGCAGTTCAACGTGGAGATGACCGGCGATCTGGTGACAGGCCGGCTCAAGATCGTAGACCGCGAGACCATGGCGGACGCGCTGGAGCAGCTCGGTATCCTCACGGCTTTCACTAGGCAGCTCGATATCTCCATGGGCCGGGAGGACAGCCTGGGCCGCATGGAGCAGGCCTTCCGCGAGGTGGCAGCTCAATACGAGGCCGCAAAGGAACTGCCATGA
- a CDS encoding response regulator, which translates to MNKDNEKVRILILDDEPIVCKRLKPAFQKAGYDVETLNDSASAMARIEEAHFDVVITDLKMEGVDGMRFLTRIKEISPDTGVIVITGFATLDTAKESFRKGAFDFLAKPFKLSEILDAVKRVEAGRRQADSASDQPQDDTNGSA; encoded by the coding sequence ATGAACAAGGACAACGAGAAAGTTCGAATACTTATACTGGATGACGAGCCCATCGTCTGCAAGCGGCTCAAGCCGGCGTTCCAGAAGGCGGGGTACGATGTCGAGACCCTGAACGACAGCGCCTCAGCCATGGCCCGCATCGAGGAGGCGCACTTTGACGTGGTTATCACCGACCTGAAGATGGAAGGCGTGGACGGCATGCGCTTTCTCACCAGGATCAAAGAAATATCTCCGGATACCGGGGTCATCGTCATCACCGGCTTTGCCACTCTGGACACAGCCAAGGAGTCCTTCCGCAAGGGCGCCTTCGACTTTCTGGCCAAGCCCTTCAAGCTCAGTGAGATACTCGACGCCGTGAAACGCGTGGAGGCCGGGCGGCGGCAAGCCGACTCCGCTTCAGACCAGCCGCAGGACGACACCAACGGAAGCGCCTGA